One region of Juglans microcarpa x Juglans regia isolate MS1-56 chromosome 7S, Jm3101_v1.0, whole genome shotgun sequence genomic DNA includes:
- the LOC121241603 gene encoding MLO-like protein 6: MAGASGGRSLEETPTWAVAVVCFVLVLISIIIEHIIHLIAKWLKKKHKRALYEALEKIKSELMLLGFISLLLTVGQSPISNICISKSLGASWHPCSKKEGAEEDEETDSETGGRKLLMLSDSGGSFRRILASASYTDKCAEKDKVPFVSKDGIHQLHIFIFVLAVFHVLYCVLTLALGRAKMRRWKHWETETRTVEYQFSHDPERFRFARDTSFGRRHLSFWTKTPTFMWMVCFFRQFVRSVPKVDYLTLRHGFIMAHLAPQSHQKFDFQKYIKRSLEEDFKVVVGISPPIWFFAVIFLLFNTHGWKSYLWLPFIPLIIILLVGTKLQVIITKMALRIQERGEVVKGVPVVQPGDHLFWFNRPRLLLYLINFVLFQNAFQLAFFAWAWYEFGLKSCFHEHVEDIVIRITMGVIVQILCSYVTLPLYALVTQMGSTMKPTIFNERVAAALRNWHHTARKHIKQQKGSVTPMSSRPTTPSHHMSPVHLLRHYRSEMDSVHTSPRRSNFDIEQYWETDSPSPSYRHNRIAGEGSSSYHPGQQPDQINVEYDKDVNESSISVPQTGRMQHEIDLGPPKDFSFDKRTSL; the protein is encoded by the exons ATGGCGGGGGCAAGTGGAGGAAGATCTTTGGAAGAAACTCCAACTTGGGCTGTTGCAGTGgtctgttttgttttggttttaataTCCATAATCATCGAGCACATCATCCATCTTATAGCAAAG TGGTTGAAGAAGAAACATAAAAGGGCTTTATATGAGGCATTAGAAAAGATCAAATCAG AGCTTATGTTATTGGGATTTATATCCTTGCTCCTCACAGTCGGCCAAAGCCCTATATCTAACATATGCATATCGAAGTCACTCGGAGCATCGTGGCATCCATGCAgcaagaaggaaggagcggAGGAGGACGAGGAAACGGATTCTGAAACCGGTGGACGGAAGCTACTGATGTTGTCGGATTCTGGTGGAAGTTTCCGACGAATTTTGGCGTCGGCGTCGTATACAGATAAATGTGCAGAAAAG GATAAAGTCCCATTTGTATCCAAGGATGGTATCCATCAGCTACACATTTTTATCTTCGTGTTGGCTGTTTTCCATGTCCTCTACTGCGTCCTCACCCTAGCTTTGGGTAGAGCCAAG ATGAGACGTTGGAAGCACTGGGAAACTGAAACAAGAACAGTTGAATACCAGTTCTCACACG ATCCGGAACGATTTAGGTTTGCAAGGGACACTTCTTTTGGGAGAAGGCACTTGAGCTTCTGGACCAAAACGCCTACGTTCATGTGGATG GTGTGTTTCTTCAGGCAGTTTGTTAGGTCGGTTCCTAAAGTTGATTACTTGACCTTGCGACATGGATTTATCATG GCACATTTGGCACCTCAAAGTCATCAGAAGTTTGACttccaaaaatatatcaaaagatCTCTGGAAGAGGATTTCAAGGTGGTTGTGGGAATCAG CCCTCCCATCTGGTTCTTCGCGGTGATATTCTTACTATTCAACACTCACG GCTGGAAATCTTATCTATGGCTACCCTTTATCCCATTGATT ATCATCTTATTGGTGGGGACAAAGCTACAAGTGATCATCACCAAAATGGCATTGAGAATCcaagagagaggagaggttgTGAAGGGGGTGCCTGTAGTTCAGCCAGGTGACCACCTCTTCTGGTTCAATCGCCCTCGTCTCCTTCTTTACCTTATTAACTTTGTTCTCTTCCAG AATGCTTTCCAGCTTGCATTCTTCGCATGGGCTTGG TATGAATTCGGGTTGAAATCTTGTTTCCACGAGCATGTGGAGGATATCGTTATCAGAATCACAATGGG GGTCATCGTACAAATTCTGTGCAGCTACGTCACTCTCCCACTCTATGCCCTTGTAACGCAG ATGGGTTCCACCATGAAACCAACAATCTTCAACGAAAGAGTAGCAGCGGCACTACGCAATTGGCACCACACCGCAAGGAAGCATATAAAGCAGCAAAAGGGCTCGGTCACCCCCATGTCGAGCAGACCCACCACCCCATCCCACCACATGTCGCCGGTGCATCTCCTGCGCCATTACCGGAGCGAAATGGACAGCGTCCACACATCTCCAAGAAGATCCAACTTCGACATTGAACAATATTGGGAAACCGATTCTCCCTCCCCGTCATACCGCCACAACCGGATAGCCGGCGAGGGTTCGTCCTCTTATCACCCCGGCCAACAACCCGACCAAATTAACGTCGAGTACGATAAGGATGTCAACGAAAGTAGTATTTCTGTTCCACAGACAGGTCGCATGCAACATGAAATTGACCTCGGCCCTCCGAAAGACTTCTCGTTTGATAAAAGAACAAGTTTGTGA